The stretch of DNA AACCGCAAAAATCACGCGCTTGTCTCTCCCTGTGACAGTGACAACAACCTCACCACCCATTTTTGAATATTTTATCCCGTTATCAACCAGATTCCTCAATGCCTGTGTAAGAAACATCTGATCTCCGAAAATCGTAATCGGAGTTTCAGGTAAATCAACCTGCAGAGAAATTTGCTTTTGCTTCGCCTTTGCTTTCAGGCTCTCCACCGCCCGGGTAATGATTTGTTCAGCCGTCACCGGGTGGATTTCAAGCGGATCTCCATCTTCTAAACGACCAATATCAAGCAACTTTTGTACCAGCTCTTTCATCCCTTCCACGCCATTAATAATGTTGCTGATATAGCTGTCTTGTTGCTCATTCAAATTACCGGTTAGGCGCAGAATCTTAGCATATCCGAGGATCAATGTCAATGGCGATCGCAGCTCATGGCTGACCATGGTAACAAACTCAGTTTTTAACGCGTCAGCTTCTCTCTGCGATGACAAATCCTTGATTATTATCGCGTTTGCATGCTGGTTCCCATCAATTTGGATCGGGCTGTAAATCAGATCATAAAGATTCCCGTCACGTAATTGGACCTCCTTCGACTTAACCCTTTGGTCCGCATATAAATTTTGTTTTGAAAGGTCATGCCGAGACAAGAAATTATTTAAAAATTCGCCTTCAAAACGTCCATCGCGATCAAAAAACAGTTGTCTTGCCCTTTTATTGTGCAGCAGCACCTGATTGTTTTGATCTGTTATTACAACTGCATCCGTCAACAAATCGAACGCTGTCATTATTAATGCTGTCGAAAGCTGAGAATCTCGATAAGTTCGCGCATTGATAATCGCCAAACTGGCGATGTGTGCCAATTGTTTAAGAAAGGTCATAATGGCTTCATCAGGGTCATCATTATCGGTAAAGGCGACCCACATAACGCCCAAGTGTGAAGCTTCCCATTTCAAAGGCAGCAAGTTCACTGAAGCAATTTCTGGACGATTTTCAATCGGGGGCAGTTGTTTTAAAATCTCATCATGGTTCAGAGTCTGCGCCCCGTTTTTCAGGACCAAGCCTGCCATAGCCTGGTCCCAGGCTGCCAGCACGTTCGCATGCGAGCCAATCCCGAATCGATGCTCAGAAAGCAGCGCTTCCGTTGTTGAATCAGAATTGACCAGTACAACCCTGGCAGCACAAACACCATCCACAAGCGCTGCAGCCAGAATCATGTGCAGCGTTTCAGCAAGATTCTGGCGTTCGGCAACCTTAACACTTGCCGATGATAGCTTTTTTTGCTGATCCATGCGTTTTTGTTGAATTGTGATCATGTTCCGAAAAGCAGTTTTCAAATATCCCCTGTCAGGGTAAGCGCGCTCCTTTAATTGACCAGGATCATATCCGCCTGCAAGAACTGCATTGATAGCCAGAGACATGGATTCTAACTCATTGACGATCGGGGTCAACCCAATCCACGCCATAACGAAAATAAAAATCATCACGCCACCAGCAATCAACAGGTTGGTCCGGGTGAGCTCCCAAGCCATTTCCTGGATAACCAGAGCAGGTAAGTTTGCAGTCAAACCCCAATCAGTGCCAGCTGCAGGTTGATAATAGTTCAACATCAATCGACCATCGCTTGATGCGCCCTGGAAAAAAGCGGACGTTGTAAGATTCGCCGTTGGTATTTCTTCAACCCGATCATCACTATTCCAATGGAAAACAACGCGTCCGCCAGCATCTATAACAGAGATGGTTCCACCCTGGTCCTTCAACGCGTTTTTGGCAATTACCAGGGGTTGTGCGACGCGGTTCTCGTCAATCTTCGTCAGACCCCACAGAAACCGTTGTTGCGTATCGGGCTGGCGTTCAACACCGGTGATAAAGCACATTAACCCATAATTCTCATCCTCCAACCCAGTCACGAAGAAATGCACAGGGCCCGATTCATTATTTACTGTCATCAGTTGGAAAAGATCGTCATCCCGCAGGATATCTGGCGACAAACCCGGGGGACTGCCTGCGATCAGGTGACCTTCAGCATCTAACACAGCCAACCACTCGAAGAAATTTGAAGTGCTTTGTGCTTCTTGAAGAAATGCTGAAATTTGTTTATCAGACCCAACACTCATCTGAGGATTAGCCGCCAGAGTATTCAGTATTTGATCGCCAGTCGTTAAGAAAACGCCCAAGCTTTCCGCAGCAATCGCGGTTGTTCCGGTCAGTTGTTTGAGAATTTGCTTCCTGGCATGGCTTTGACCCAGCGACCAGGTGGCTAACAGAACCCCAACGAGCACAATTAAAAATATCGGCGTCGCGTAACCCAACAAGCGATACCTGAAATGAACCTCGCCAGGAGCCGGCTTCAGCGGTGTTTTTGGTGCCCAATATTTTGCCGCAAGGGCTTGAACGATCATGCAGGTCGCTCCACCAATGAGCAACATTCCTCCCAGTGTGAACATCACCACCGGGAACCGTGTTATTGCCATCCCAATCCTCGCCCCGGTCGACCCGGAGGCGCATAAGATCAGTACAAGAAAAACCGAGGGAGACGATGCCAGCATGCTGGCAATTGCTGCAATGATTGGGTGGCGCAACCATGTATAAAAATTCGTTCGATATCGCTGCCGAATGCACCAGCTATAAACAATTGCTGCAATCATCATCACCAGCGGCGTGAAGATGTTGTGCGTGTCTGAATACGCCAACAAAAGTCCAGAAATTCCTGCCAGAAAAGTTGCCGGAGCAAGACCCAGTACACCAGCCCCAACCATCCAGGGGATAGCAGCAAAAAACATCAAATGTCGAAACGGCGCTTCTCCTGGTGCTATGATTGGGCTCATGCGAGGGAAAACGCCCATAAAGGGAGTCAAAATTAAAATCAGAAGACTCAATCCAGCGAACCAGCTCAAGCTGGCACGATTCAATTTGAAGGTTCGTTCGCGCAATAAAACGACCAAAATCACAAGCGCGATCAAACCAATCACCCAGGCGATCAAAATTCCCGGGTGATCCGGTATGATCAACGTATATCCTGGTGTCAAAGGTGCAAGGATGTCTGCCATTTTTCAGAGTCTGGTGATGGTTTTAATCATTATAACATCTCTTCAGCACTGCCCACATTTTCACTCAAGCCAGTGCGGATATTCGTGAGTCTAAGGATGGGACATGCTTTGACGATTCGCTTTGCGGTCAAAACCGCGCCAGGCAATCCGATCCAGCAAGGGACGCCGATCCATTACAGGCTGCTTAATAACCTTCGCCAGCCACTCTGTTTCAACGGTATCGACCTCTTGAAAGCAAGCTTGCGTCAATGCAGCTCGCACGGCCTGGGATTCAGCTTGCATGTCATCCACACGGCTCAAGAAATCAGCTTCAAGGTTCTCCCGCTCAGTTTCAATCAGCCTGATTCGTGTGGCGTAATCACGTAATATCTCGCGATGAAGATTTTCATGTCGCCACCACAAGGTTACTGAATCATAAGCCCCTGTCGGCTCTGGACCCAGGTCTGGCAACCCCGCATCGATCCACACCGGTTTGAAGACGGAGGTGCAGGTTGCTGATGTGCCCGTCAGCCAATGGGTGTGCTGTTTTGGTGTCAGGTGAGAGACCATTGCACCGGTCGCCTGGCTGCCCCTTGCCGGACCAAAACTGGCGTGCATGCACACCTCAGAGCCCAGAATCCCTCGACCCGGCTGCCAATTCTGATCGGCTTCTGGCCCATGATCACGGAGCACCTGCATTGCATAGGGGACATCGATCTCACCCTGTTTTGCTTTTAGAAGTTCGCCAGTCCGGCATGAGCGGTGTTTTCCGGCGCCAAAGTTCGTGAAAATCAGATCACTGTAACATTTGCTGAAATTAAAGGATTCCGCACTTTTACACCATCCCTTAGAAATCGCGTGTGAAACCAGGTCGGATGAAGCTCGATCCCAATGATCACCAATACTGATGATATTTGAGATCGTCCGGATATCTCGCACTTTTTCAGCAGCCCAGTGTTTCCCAGCCGTTTCAAAGATCCATGCCTCCTGAGGGTCTGCAATCAAAAAGCCGTTATGATAATAAAACTCTCCAAAGCAGGTTGAATTTCCGCCCTGCCCATAGTCTTCCAGGAGCGTGATCATCAAATCCAAGGCTTCATTGGCCGTGGCGGTCCGTTCAAGTGCCAGGCGAATAAAATCCATGCCAATCAAACCGGGCTCTTTGTCGTAAGGCACTTTGGTAAAAACGGCTTCATTGCCAATCACCAAGCCGTGTTCGTTTGCGCCCATTTCTGCCCCCCAGATCCAGAAAGGTCTGGACAGTAAGACGGCATTCGTTTCCCGCACTTGCGGCACACGGATATACGTACAGTTCACCTGCGCCCCTTCTGGATGGTGTGCACGTGGGATAATTTGAATCATATGTGCTTCATTTGGATGGCGATCACTGTTTTTTCCAAAGATCACCGAACCGTCTTTGGTGGCATTTCCCAGGGCAACAAATGTATCACACATGATAAACAAGCTCCTTTGCTTTTGCTAAAACTTCCTCAATACTTAAGTCGTCGGAATTGATCACAACGGCGTCTTCAGCCACTTTTAAGGGTGCAATCTCCCTGGTGGAATCAATTCGATCCCGGTTTGTCAATGAGCGCAGTACCTCATCAAAATCAGCCTCCTCTCCTCGGTTGATCATCTCCCTGTACCGCCGCTGTGCCCTGACTTCAACTGACGCGTCCAGATATATCTTCAGGTCTGCATTCGGTATCACAACAGTGCCAATATCACGTCCGACCACCACCACCTTGTTGCCCGATGCAACGCGACGCTGCTGATCGGTCATGGCCTTCCTGACCGCTGCATAAACAGAGACATCCGACACATAGGCATTGACCTCATCTGAGCGGATCGCCCAAGTTACATCCTGTCCATCCAGCAGAACATCACAGTCACGGCCGTCATCAATGCTGGGTGTCTCGATATCGATATGAACCGTTTCTGCTAATGTGCCGATCGCAGCCTCATCCTCGATATTCAATTCCCTCTGTAATGCCGCCAGGGTCAACGCTCGATACATGATACCCGTATCAAAAAACAGGTAACCTAACTCCTTTGCCAGCAGAAGCCCCAGGGTTGATTTGCCAGATGCGGCTGGCCCGTCAATCGCAATTATGTTTGGTAAACCCATAAGTATCCTCATTCTATTTATCGACAATTTGACCGCCAGGCATCAAGTCGGTACGCACCCAGAGAATTAATTCCTGCGCAACGGATGGCACCTCTCCCGCCACCAGCCAAACCAGGTATTGTCGCGGTGTTAATTCGCGCCAGGGAACAGTTCGCTGCCAAACCAGGCTTTGTCCTTGGTATCCATGGGCAATTTCTGGGATTTCTCCAATCGGTGTGATTAATATCCCCGGTGCTGATTGCGCCGGTACAAAGCGTTCAAAATTCAACGGAGCATATGAGCGCAGCGCCCACCGCAGACCAGGGGTGTCCATCCCAGACACAAGTATATCAACCGATTCATACCCACGAGCGTTCCAAACCATGGTCCGATCGATGGTAACCTGCATCCAACCAGGCAACACAACCGCTTCATCAGGGTGCCATAGCTCAAAGGGCGTGTTGGTACCGATCCCGGTCGAATTTACGCTCAAAGAGATCATCCCGGTCATAAACACCAACCCCAAACCCAGCAGAAACCCTGACCGGGCAACAACCTCTGACCAGCCATAATTAACCAGTAAGATCATTGCGACTAACAAAACAACGCCGCCTGCCAGTGCAATTAAGTGGCTCAACTGTTGCGATGGGACCAATGCCGGGGAGACCAAGGTGCGCATCGCCAGGGTGATGAAAGCAGCGATCACAATCACCATTCCTGTGGTGATGCCCAGAACCAGCTTTGATGATTCAGGCATTCGCCATGCAAAGATCACCACCCGGCTGGTTAAAATCCATAATGGAAAGGCAACCCAGATAAGCTCGCCCGCCGTGGCTGCGGGGTATAGAGTGATAAAAACCAATCCAATCCCAGCCCACAAGAACAGAAACATATCCAGCTTGCTTTTGATCAGCAAGCCGCGGACACCGCCCCATAGCCCAAAGATCACGGCTCCGGTGCTGTATACAAGGAGCGCGAAAATTGCCCACCCCCACGGAGCTGCACGCACCTGTCCAAACCCCTGGATAAAATCAAACAACCCGGAAAAAATGCCACTCATTCCGGCTGGAGCCAGAAAAAATCCGCTCCCGATCACAACCAGCGTCACACCCATTGAGATTCCAAACCTGGTCCACTGCGAACGCGGGTCATCAGCGCCGGGCTCCAAACTGAAGATCGCCAGCAAATCAAATAAATGCTGCGAAATGAGCCAGCTGATCCCCAGGATCACTACACCTACCCAGAAACTCGATCCACTCATCAATGCCAAACCCAGGCTGATCCCGGCAAGGACAGGGTTACGTTTTAACCAGAATCCTGCTGCCAGCAGTGTGAATACCAGCGCCATCATCGGGGAGCCAATTATCCTGGAAAGGCCGACCATTTCAGGAGATAACGCCAGGGCAAAAGCCGCCATAAGTGCAGGCCAACGTCCAATATATTTCGAAAACAATACCGGGATGAACACAATCAGTGCGCCAGTGATTGCCGGCCAGAGGCGCGCCACGAAATTCGATTCTGAGAATAAAAAGAGCGGCAAACCGGTCAGCCCCACATAAGCATGAACGCCCCCGAACAACGTTTGTTCACCCCTGGCGACCGCCAACGCACGCAATGCAAGCTGGGCTTCCGAATCATTCAGCGATACAGCTCCCAATTGAATTAAGCGAAAAGCCAGGGCGAGAACAAATGCCCCAAGAATAAAGAGCATATATGTGGATTCACGTCTTTGATTTTCTATCAGTTCCATGCTTTTCGACCGTGTTCTCCTGACTGGAATGACCGTGCCGTAGATTAAACTTATTTAACAGATATTTAAGGCCAAGATTATTTGTGCATTAATCCTTTCATTGAGCCAGGCATGTGCCAATCATCTGATTATTAACGGTTCTTCCAGTATTATACTTGTCCACCACCGCTTGTGCGGACCATTCGAGAATTATCGTGATCTTATTTTCGAACCTGGTAGATGGTTGTGCTGCCAACACGGTAAACCGCATCCCATAGCTGACCATCATAATTGCTGAACTTCGCCAGACCAGCCTGTGGGTAAAATGCCTGTTCAAGTTGCCCAACCACAATGTACGTAACATCATACGCCCGGATAAAATCAACCGCATATTGAATATCTTCGGTTGAAAAGAAAGTGTCAACCCGGTTCACCCGCTCCTGAACAACGGAGTTGCGCAAAACAGCCCGCTGCTGGCGTTGATGCCAGTTCCATCCAACTACACCCGGCAACCCCGTATAGATCGTATAACGGGCACCCCAACGGTATTCATAAGCCTGTCCTTCCAGGATCACAGGCGAGCCTTCAATGTGATCCTGCATCCAGCGGATGGCATCATCATCCTCCACCAATTGCATGTTCGAACCCATATCATAATAGGTGGAATAAGCCATGTATGCCATTCCATCCAACCCCTGGGGAGCTTCCGGTGCAATACGATCGTTGATTTTATCCTTCGTACCCATCACGGTGAACATCGCCGCAGAGAAAAACAGCACGAGAAGGGATATTTTCCAGACTAAACCCAGGTGTTTACGCCAGTAGCGCAGTGATTTCAGCAGCCACACAAAACACACACCGGCAGAGAGCGCAAACAAAATCCAGGCTTGAAGATAAAATTTAAATACACTGTTCATGCGACCAATATCGCCATGCAGATACACCAGTTCCACAGCTAGGGTCAGAGTCAGCGCCGTACCGATCATAAACAAGTGAAACCGCCCGGCGTCCGACCGATCTGGACGAAGCATCAGCACCACCACCCACAGCCCGAGAGGCAGGACGATCAAACCGACCGGAACGCCCATCACCAAAAAGAGGATCATCAGAATCAGGAATAAAACCAGGATCAGGGTGATCCAACCCCGGTAAGGCGTTAGCGCAGACAATGCTGATGCAGGCGTTGTCTTCATCCAGTGATAGGTTTCCCATGTCATCCAGCTTACGATAATAAACAGCAACAATCCCCAATGCGTGAAATACGAATCCAGCGGCGTTCTGTTGCCCTCCCAAATGCCAATCTGCGTATATCCCTGGCTAAACCAATCCGAGAAAGGCTGGTAAAAGACCAAAGCCAGCGTTGCCAGAGCCACGACGGCAATTAACGCTACAGCCGCCTTCTCAAGCGATTGACTGCCGCGGAAATTCAGCTTTAATCGCGGCTGGTAATTTCTGAAAACGCTGTAAGCTAATGCCGCGCAAGCCAACACCAGATAGGTATAGAAGTCCCAGGTATTGGTTGGACGCAGCGCGCCAATCACCATTCCGCCAAGCGTAAAACCGATCACAGTCCCGAGTATCTTCAAGCGGCGACCCTCTTCACCCCAACGCGCTTGACTCAACACCACTGACAAACCCCAACTAGCAGCCAGCACCGTAATCGGGAAGGCAATCAGGTGCGCGTGCAGGTCAGCGTAAAGGAATGTGAAATACGGGAACTCCGTAATTGCCTCGCCCGGGATCACTCGACTGGGATGCCAGTACCAGTCCCCGGGATAAAATGGCAGACGTGCCCCTTTGATGAGCTGGAAAAAGCCCTGGAATGTCCAACCAATGTGTTGAAGGATCGATGCCTCTTCAATCGCGAGTCCGCCTGATGCCATCCGTTGGAGTCCATTGAGCAACAATCTGACCGTCCCCAGGTTGCCCAGTACCACCAGCAACACAACCGTCGCCAGGCCGGCTGCAAAAGCCGTTCCCAGCACACATTTGCCTTTTTTTTCGCCTGCACGCAAAGCCAACGAGCGCGGGATGCCCTGGTACAGGTTCCAACCCACGGAAAATGCACCCAGGGCTGTCAAGCTGAACCATAGCGGTAAAACCAGGTTGTACGCCACAGCAGGGATCATTCCCAGCAATTTGATTGGCATACCAACGATTACAAAACCATAATAATAATAATTGATATACCCGCCAGCAAACCACGGGTCAAACGGCGGAAAGGTTACGCTCTTGATCACCGCGTTCAGGTACGAAAAGTCCATAGGCTTTTCGCCGCCTTTGTAAGGATGCCACAGATCCGGGTTGCCCGTTCGCACCCACAAAAACAGCATAAAGGCAATTAACCCCAGGACTTCGATGGTCAGGTAATAGCGCCATTCCTGTTTTACCGCCTGCCAGAGCGTTTTTCGCTGAAAAAAGACCAGGCTGCCGCTCAGGGCGACGAGCCCCAACAAAACCCAGCAGATCATCTGCCGGGTGACCAGTATGCCAAAGGAACCAAAAATCCACACAAAAAACGCCATCAGCAGCAAGCCGACCAGCTTGGTAAACGGGTAGCCGCGATCGCTCATTCTCGGGAAAGCCAGGCGCACAATCGGATAGCTGATCCAACCTAAAACCAGAACAAAGGCATAAAAGACAGCCGTGGCTGCAATTTGTGAACGGTTCACCAGACTGTCACGATCAAACAATTCCGACCAGGTGCCTCCAGCCCGCAACCTTGCCAACCGATCAGCAGGAAGCATCAGGTTGTGCTGCGGCTTATCCGATTTCCCGGGACCCGGACCCCGATAGCTGGCAGCTTCGCCAGGCGTAAAGTACACCACTTTGCTCAAATCAACCGAGCGCAACGAGTTCCGCACCGCGATTGGGTCGTACTCCCCTGTTTTTTTGAAGATCAAAACCTTGGGATGATCATAAACCGTGAAGGCTTCTTCTGCAAATTGGGTATTGAATTCAAAAGGACCCAGCCTGGGGTTGGAATGGAAAACGGCCACCAGCTCAAATCCCAACTCGCCGAAAAAGGATCCGGGCTCGGCTATGCTGTAACACCACAGGACATCCTTGTACGCCGGGCATCCCAACAGGTAGCGATAATAGAACGTTGTCAGCGGATAGCGTTCAGGCACGCGAGTTGTCGTGCCCCACTGGCGGTTCGAGGTGATGAAGATGTAATCTGCCTGGTCGAGAATGGTTTCAAACCGCTCCAATTTGCTGTGATCATCCGGCCAGTACATCTCAAAATTCAGGTTGCCCGTGTAAATTCCGCCGTCTTCGCTGTACGGGCTGAAACCGTCCACCGGGTAAGGAATGGCATCGTCCCAACTACTTTCATGGGCAGGTGCAACCGAATGCAGTACCAGTTGAGCGGCGCTTTCCTGTGTTGATAGGGAGACAGCCAGTGTTTGCCCCGCTTCCACCTGCAAAGGCTCTGGAAGAACAAAGGTAAAGGGACCACCCCTGACATCTTCTTGCACTGAGAAATCGGCGCGAATGCTGCTGAATTGCGATTGTCCGCCCTGGTCGGTCAGCGCAAGGTTGAGTGCCAGGGTTTTTTCACCCGGCGAACCCGCCTGATCCACGATAAAAGGCGCACTGACCGCGGTGATGCTTCCACCCGTGACCATTCGAACGCTCATTTGGTATGGCTGATCAGCCCGGACGCCCTGTTGAATGCGCGGCAACGCACTGTTGAGTACCATGCCGTCATCCGTCATCAGCGTCACCGCTGGTGAGCCGCTTATCGTCAGGTTTAAGTTTTCTTCGGGCAGCGAAAGGCGCAAAAAATATAGCTCATTTTCATTCACCTGCAATGGCGCATCGAAGATGAATTTATAAGCCATGCCGCGCGGGTGGTTGTCCGTTGCCAGGAATCCGCTTTGTACTGATGCTGCAGCCAGGACGGCATCCGGGTTACTCGCAGAGACAATCGACAGGAGCACAGTTTTCATCCCGCCCATCGCCGAGCGGTCTAAAATGTGCTCAAATTGAACTGCGGAGATCAACCCATCCGCCGGGCTGATAAAAGGCTGGGAAAAAGGTGCATTTGATGCCAGCGTATCACCAGCACGGTAGGGCAATGGCTGCATAAAAGCGCCGTCGTCGGTATCGATATGCAGGGTCAACGCGCCCGGGAGGTTGTGGTAAATCCAACGGCTGGCTTCTGCCCGGGTGTGCGGTCGGGTGTAAATCTGAGAAAATGAAAACGCCCATACTGCGGTACCCAGAATGATCACCACTGTCAGGACAATACCCACAACCCGGATGAGACTGGATTTAATTTTGTATCGTCCTAACCTGATGTCACAGCAAGCTGACAACAACCGCTGTAAACCCCACCCGGCGATCAGGGTCAATAAGGGGTAAATCAACACCTGATAGCGCATCGTGCGCACCCAGGAAATCGATTGCCAGACAAAATATAACCCGGTGAATACCCAAAAGGATAAATGCTTCTGCCATTCGTCTTTCCGCAGGATTGAGATCCCCATGCCCAAATATGCCAGCCCGGTAAAAATACCCAACGGCCAGCCCAGCCCCCAGGCGACCAGGTTGCGTCCAGAAAATGTGATCGGTCGCCGCGCCCATTGCAGCGCTGGCGGAAAATCGACTGCGCCGGAAGCTTGCGCACGCAAGCTCTGTAAACCGGACCACCACGTCTGGTTAATCCCGAAATTAAAAAAGCCAGGACCGTTAAAGGCATACGGCTGCCCGATGCGAAAGCTAACAAAGCTGAGCACTGCCGCCAGAACCAGGTTGCGAATGATCTTTAAAAGGGCAACACGGCGCTCATCCGGGTTCATCCCAAGATAGCGCATGCCCTCAACCAGTGGCAGGAGTAGCGCCAACACGACCGCGTTGATCTTTGAGGCTGTTGCCGCCCCTAAAGCCACACCAAACACGATGTAGGGTGCCAGTTCATTAATTAAGCCGGTCACCCGGGCGCCATTCCATTTGGCTGTATCGTTTTTAACAGCCTCGAGCTGGTCTGTGTCTGTCGATTCCGGTTGATCACTATCACGCCCGTGCGTTTTAGATCGGGTCAGCGCCCAAACGGCGGCATACATCGTCAACGCGGCAAAGGTATTCGTGGCTGAATCCACTGTGGCATAATGTGAAAGTTGAATCGGCAACACCGCCAGTGCGTAAAATACCGCTCCCAGCAACCCAACCCAGCGATTGTACAGACGCCTGCCAATGGCAAAAATTAGTAGAATGGTGAGCAGGTCGAAAACCGCTGAGAGCTGCCTGCCCAGGATGGTAATGGCATGATAATCGGTTTGACCGAGAGCGTCACCGGCATATCGAACAATAAAAATCGGTAGTGTGCCGTAAACAAAAAAGGTATATCCCCGGTTTGCCGGGTTCAAACTTGAATTCTCAGTATTAAAGTATTCACTCAGGCTGTTCACGGGGGAAATCGACACCTGGACCAGGCTGAGAAACCGTTCATCCGGGTGCATATGCTGGTCTTCATCCCAATTGACCCCCGCCAGTCGCAGATAGGCGCCCGCAATCACACTCAGCAGCAGAAGGATGATCAGCAGGAAATCGGACCAGCGTTTGCGATTGAGCGCAGCGTGGTCGGCTGTGTTCAGATCAGTCATCAGGGCAGTACCCCCTCTGATGGCGGCACAAAAAAGATCAAAAACTCTTTATTTGGGATCTCAGAATCAAATTGCCACAGAACGCCATTCGGAAATATCTGCTGGACAAACCGGGCGTTTTCTTCATCGTTGACATTGATGAAGAACATCTTCGCCCGAGGATCAGCCCGGGTGCCAGGAATCTCATCCGGAAAGATGGCAAAATCCATGCCGGGATAACCGGCATTGATCGCAACCAGGCGCGAATCAATCCAATGTGGATATCCCACAACATAGGTGGTCTCCGGGTACCCCAGGGTTTCAATAAACAGGGCTGCCACCCTGCCCACCTCTGATGTGTTCCAGCTTGCAGACCGATAAAGCGTGTAATACTGGTTGAAAACCAGGTCATAATTATTGACAGCAGACCAAACCAGCAGCAGGATGATCACCATCATCAATACATGCCGACCTGATTTCCCGGAAAGGCTCGCCTGAAAGCCGCGGACCATAGTGACAAAAGCCGTGCCAATCACGATAAATACGGGTACAATTGCCCCGGCGGTGCGGTTCAAACTGGGGTTTTCTCCCGGATAAGCCAGGGATAAAATCGAGGGCATCATTAAAATGGGGATTGAGACCAGCATGAACAGATCGCGCCAATCCCACTTGCGAAAATAGCGCAGGGTGATCGTGGCAATGCCCAGGAAATAAAACGCCCCTGAAACCACTTCAAGCGCTGGTCTCCCCGGAATAGAATGCGCCCAAATTACACCATTGTTCCAAAAGAACATCACACTGGCGCGCCAGAAGTTTTGCGTAAAGATCACCAGGGGCGAATTTTGAAAACCGACCTCCATACCGGTCAGGCGAGAAAAAGCACGGTAAGTGAACAGTTCCGGGTTGTGCAGCCAGTAACGCAACAATGGGATGAACACCAGCAGGGATACGGCTGTTATCACAGCCAACCCCAGCACAGCACGCCAGCGCAGATTCTTGTTCTTGGTATGCACCAGATAGATCAAAATACCAATCACGACCAGGATCGGCACGATGCGGAAAGGGGTGTAGCCATGCAAGCCCAACCCGAGAAAAAACCCTCCCCATAAGAGATCGGGCAGGTGCTGACGGCGTAGACCCCGAACCATGAAGAACAGTACCGGTGCCACAAACAGGGGGTAATATGGGATGCGCAGCGCCAGTCGGGTGAACAACAGCGGCCAGTAAGCCATCCCGGCAAAGAGGGCAGCGACCAAACCCACCCAGCGATCGCCCCATTCCTTGCCCAGTAAATAAATAAAAAATAGGGTCAGCAGGTTGGCAAAAACAGCAACGATCTTTAAATTAAGAAACGAAACATCGAGGTTGAAAAGACTCATAAAGGCAGCCGATGCGTAGAAGTGCAGCACCTCTCTACCGGTATTGCGAGGAAAATACACCGGCCTGTACCCGTTGAGAATATCGTTGATGTCCAACAATTTCTCTGCCTGGTC from Brevefilum fermentans encodes:
- a CDS encoding ArnT family glycosyltransferase, with the translated sequence MVDQSSPTPPAEPSVWDYLADQIKSWINPRPLDKQVIVDEDAALKQTFPWLIVAAVVLALIAQLSLEPSPGRTAWSGVILYGGALACTVLAVFRAEWKLPCHKPPVEELYKITIKIEFLLVSLTLGLLAFLAFGSGRFTPLNMLLWILSILFFFLAFWPIKAGVGSRLKKAWQQIDKREWQVRLSRGSIIVLAVIAVILFFNFYRLDSVPPEMLSDQAEKLLDINDILNGYRPVYFPRNTGREVLHFYASAAFMSLFNLDVSFLNLKIVAVFANLLTLFFIYLLGKEWGDRWVGLVAALFAGMAYWPLLFTRLALRIPYYPLFVAPVLFFMVRGLRRQHLPDLLWGGFFLGLGLHGYTPFRIVPILVVIGILIYLVHTKNKNLRWRAVLGLAVITAVSLLVFIPLLRYWLHNPELFTYRAFSRLTGMEVGFQNSPLVIFTQNFWRASVMFFWNNGVIWAHSIPGRPALEVVSGAFYFLGIATITLRYFRKWDWRDLFMLVSIPILMMPSILSLAYPGENPSLNRTAGAIVPVFIVIGTAFVTMVRGFQASLSGKSGRHVLMMVIILLLVWSAVNNYDLVFNQYYTLYRSASWNTSEVGRVAALFIETLGYPETTYVVGYPHWIDSRLVAINAGYPGMDFAIFPDEIPGTRADPRAKMFFINVNDEENARFVQQIFPNGVLWQFDSEIPNKEFLIFFVPPSEGVLP